The Camelina sativa cultivar DH55 unplaced genomic scaffold, Cs unpScaffold02297, whole genome shotgun sequence genome contains the following window.
AGCTTAAGGCATTTGTATGACGTATTTCTTACTATCAGAGTTTTCCTCTTACAAACTTTATCCGGCTGCTTTTCATTAGTACTAACCTTTTGTTCTTCAACCATATCCTTTGTTGCTTTGTCTTTTTTGATGCAAggagattttcttttttgaggGTTTTTCTGTTTGACACTTAATCCCGATGAACTAGCTTCAAAAACACCAGGGTTACATCCCGAGGAAAAGGAAACATCTGAAAATCCTGAAAAGATATCatcattctttttcttcaaagaGACTAACTGATTCTGAAATGAAGGTTCTTTTAAAGCATCAGCTAGCAGTTTAGGAGGAGCTTGTTGAGAAACATCATGATCTGATTCATGAATTAGCAAACCTTTCTGCTTATCCAAGCTCTTTGATGTGGATGGATGATTTCCTACCTCTGATGAGTAATTAAAAGGACATACAGTTTTTTCATGTGTCAACCTTTGACACTGAAAACATCTTTTTCGGATCCTTTCATAATCAAAGCTTATTAAAACTAGTTCTCCAGACGGAAGTTGAACTTCCTTTGAATTTCTTAGAGGCTTTCTGACATCAAGTAGAACTCTAACTCGCACATAGTCTTGAGCTTGAGATTTTTCAGAGTCAAACAGCACCTGTAACACTTTACCGGCACATTCCGCTATTTCCTGAATTGTCTCCTTTGTGTAGTAATTTACCGGAATATTTCTCAGACGGATCCAGACTGGAAGAAACATtagatgatcagttgttggttTTACACTCCATCTTTCCATTACGACACACCACTCATCTTGTGTCCAGACTCCTGCTTTTAGGATATCCTCTAAATCATCCtctgatttgaaaaaaaactggaaTTTTTCCTGAGATAAAGCCACACCACGAACTCTATTCTGAATCCTCCAGATTCTGGGCATATCTAATATCCAATTAGACATCCTCTGATTACTGGGATTTAAGAACCTGCCCAGAATACTACAGTAATTCTTTTCCATAGAACAGAATTTCGCTTGATCAGAAAGAACTAGAGGTTTGT
Protein-coding sequences here:
- the LOC109131688 gene encoding uncharacterized protein LOC109131688, with amino-acid sequence MVSSKGVEMDLDKAIYEMSLEDKPLVLSDQAKFCSMEKNYCSILGRFLNPSNQRMSNWILDMPRIWRIQNRVRGVALSQEKFQFFFKSEDDLEDILKAGVWTQDEWCVVMERWSVKPTTDHLMFLPVWIRLRNIPVNYYTKETIQEIAECAGKVLQVLFDSEKSQAQDYVRVRVLLDVRKPLRNSKEVQLPSGELVLISFDYERIRKRCFQCQRLTHEKTVCPFNYSSEVGNHPSTSKSLDKQKGLLIHESDHDVSQQAPPKLLADALKEPSFQNQLVSLKKKNDDIFSGFSDVSFSSGCNPGVFEASSSGLSVKQKNPQKRKSPCIKKDKATKDMVEEQKVSTNEKQPDKVCKRKTLIVRNTSYK